The sequence GGAATTATATAGGGCGAATAACATGCCAGATAAGGCCATGGAAGTTATGGACGAACTTTTAGTAATAGATCCGGATAATGCGTTCGTTCATTTATTCCTTTATGATTTTCATCGCACTAAAGGAGATAATGAAAAAGCTATCTCGGAACTAAAAATGGCTTTTAAGATTGCTCAAATAGATCTCGAAACAAAGGTTGGAATAATGATCTATTATTATCAGACCACCGAAAAAGACACTAGCCTATTAGAGGAGGCTTATTCGTTACTTGATTTATTGATTGAAGCACATCCGAAAGAATCTAAAGCGTTTTCTCTTTATGCAGATTTTTTAAATAGAGATGAGAGACTCGAGGATGCTCGAGAAAAATACCGATTGGCGGTTGAACTGGAGCCAGCTCTACACCTTATTTGGCGTCAAGTTTTGATTATTAATTCTGCTCTTAGGGATTCTGTCGCGCTTATAGAGGAGAGCGAAGCGGCTATTGAGCTTTTTCCTTCTATCCCAATCTTCTATTTATTTAATGGACTTGGTCAACTTGAATATAAAAGATATGAAGAGGCAATTAATATTCTGACCACAGGTAGAGATATGGTAACCGATCAGATGAACACATTGTTGCATATAAGTTCTTCCTTGGGTGATGCTTATAACGAGACAAGAAATTTCGAGGAATCGGATAAGGCTTTCGATAAAGTATTAGAATTGGATTCAAACAATATTCATGTTCTAAACAACTACAGTTATTATCTTTCTTTGAGAGAAGATAAATTGGAGAAGGCAAAAACAATGTCAAAAAAATCGAACGATATGGATAGTGCCAATGCTTCTTATTTGGATACCTATGGATGGATATTGTATAAGATGAAAGATTATGACGGTGCCATAATATGGTTGAAAAAAGCCATGGAAAGTGGAGGTTCTAAGAATGCAATTATCGTCGAGCATTTGGCAGATGCACAGTTTAGAAAGGGAAATAAAGAATTGGCTATTGAGAATTGGATTAAGGCTAAATCGTTGGGTGAAGGGTCGGAGTTGTTGGATGAAAAGATCCTGAAGAAGGATCTAGTGGAATAGCGGAGATGAGAAATTACATCGTTCATCTAATTTCTGTTGTATTTCTGTGTGCAGGTCTTGGCTCTTGTGGTAGCTCAAAGCAAGCGACTTCTGAAGTTAGGAACCAGCTTAGACCAGAGCTAATGTTTCAAAAGCTAATTAAGGAGCGATTTGAATTCAATGAGATGAGTGCCAAGCTGTCGGTTAGGTATGAAGATGGTGACGATTCAAAAGCCTTTAAGGCAATGCTTAAAACGAAACGGGATAGCATTATTTGGATCTCGATTCGAATCGGAATGCTAGAAGTGGTGAGAGTGGTAATTCTGAAGGATACCTTAAAACTAATTAACAGAGCAGAGTCTCAGTTCTTCGTTGGTTCTTACGATTACCTTAAAAAGAACTTTGGTTTGGATATAAATTTTGATTTTGTACAGTCTCTTTTATCAGGTAATCCATACTTCGTTGATTCTAAGAATAAGTATAAATCAGCTGTAGATAAAGGGCAC comes from Flavobacteriales bacterium and encodes:
- a CDS encoding tetratricopeptide repeat protein, producing the protein MKKIKYVLLITILSLVGLSAYAEKAEKNGDGTDVTSFRYSYFEASKEKVLGNLLKAEELFQNCVAINKNEPAPHYELASIYFLNNNYSKALHHSILAYKLDPENIWYRLFLADIYLKTKHYKESAAVFKKLVEDYPNYIDYYFDWATVYLNANKLKNALEVYDKLEEIMGVNEELSIQKERIYLKMDKMDKAVEEIRKLIKSDPSKPEYYELLSELYRANNMPDKAMEVMDELLVIDPDNAFVHLFLYDFHRTKGDNEKAISELKMAFKIAQIDLETKVGIMIYYYQTTEKDTSLLEEAYSLLDLLIEAHPKESKAFSLYADFLNRDERLEDAREKYRLAVELEPALHLIWRQVLIINSALRDSVALIEESEAAIELFPSIPIFYLFNGLGQLEYKRYEEAINILTTGRDMVTDQMNTLLHISSSLGDAYNETRNFEESDKAFDKVLELDSNNIHVLNNYSYYLSLREDKLEKAKTMSKKSNDMDSANASYLDTYGWILYKMKDYDGAIIWLKKAMESGGSKNAIIVEHLADAQFRKGNKELAIENWIKAKSLGEGSELLDEKILKKDLVE
- a CDS encoding DUF4292 domain-containing protein, producing the protein MRNYIVHLISVVFLCAGLGSCGSSKQATSEVRNQLRPELMFQKLIKERFEFNEMSAKLSVRYEDGDDSKAFKAMLKTKRDSIIWISIRIGMLEVVRVVILKDTLKLINRAESQFFVGSYDYLKKNFGLDINFDFVQSLLSGNPYFVDSKNKYKSAVDKGHYYLANINKKRFVKLKEKKQFANMLIQAFWINQDFKVVEQGLKMLENDAFSKVTYSDFEDVEGQKFAKEGKLQIELEEPVTVKWNYSKINMTKTLTYSFTIPEKYEPVN